Genomic segment of Peribacillus frigoritolerans:
ATTATTATTGCATGCATCAGACTTGTGATTGCCAGGAAGTATACCTTGAATTCGTTGAGGAGCTTAAAGGAAATAAACAGGCGGGACAGCATTTTGGAGTGAGGGTTTCTTTCGGGGATAATCAATTTGTCCTGGAGGATTATAATATTTCCAAGCAAAAGGCGATGGATATCGCGGAAGATACGCTGAAGCACAGTAAAGGTGTAATGGAGTTATTTAAACAGCGGTATCAGCAAATGAAGGAAAAAGGCACGCAAATTATCATGGAAAGTGCAAAGGCAGCTAAAATGCCGCATGTTCATGCAGAACCGATCATTGGCAGAAATGAACCTTGTCCATGCGGAAGCGGGAAAAAATACAAAAAATGCTGCGGTGCAGCTTAACATTTTGGAAGCTGACTCGATTCGGAGTCGCTTCTTTTTTAATTGGAAAAGCGCATGCTTGGAAAAAAACTGAATAATGAATAAAAAAACGTGGTATTTATAGAACGTTTGTTCTATAATAAGAGTACCAGATAATAACACAAAAAGAAATAAAAACTAGTTATTTAGACGGAATTTTCCGAAAACTTCTTTTTTATTTTCATAAATCTGGTATATATAAGAGAGAAGAGTTTTTTGATCTCATCTCTTTCAACGGTAGACGGCAACCAGACGGGATGAAAATCCCAACACTGATGGCAGTTTAACTTATTGAACGAAGGAAGGGGTAATCAAATGACAAGAGAAAAAAGATTAATACCTTACAAAGTTCTTGAAGTAATGGAAACGGTGAAAGAGAAGATTCCTGAGGGTGTCGAACTTGTGAAAGCACCGGCGATTTGGGAAAAAAGCAGTTATGGTGAGGGCGTGGTAGTTGCCGTCATCGATACAGGCATTGACAAGGGACATCCAGACCTCAAGGAAAGAATCATTGGCGGGAAGGATTTTACCAATACCGGGGATTATCAAGATGATAACGGACATGGGACACATGTCAGCGGTACGGTTGTGGCTGCCATTAATAATGCTGGTGTAGTAGGAGTGGCTCCGAAAGCAAGCATATTAGCGTTAAAGGCCCTAAATGGTCAAGGACAAGGCGATATAGATTGGATTAATGGGGCTCTAGAGTATGCAATCAATTGGCGGGGACCTAATGAAGAAAAGGTTTCGGTCATTTCACTTTCACTTGGCGGACCTCCGGATGAGACTGAACACAAACTCATTCAAAAGGCCCTTCAGAACGATATCCTTGTTGTTTGTGCAGCTGGAAATAGCGGTGATGGGCGTCATGAAACGGATGAATTGGATTATCCAGGAGCATATCCCGAGGTAGTGGAAGTCGGAGCTGTGGATTTAAGCAGAAATTTAGCGGATTTTTCAAATACAAATGATGAAATTGACTTGGTGGCGCCAGGGGTTGATATTCTCTCTACGTATCCAGGAAATAAATATGCCAGGTTGAGCGGAACGTCAATGGCTACGCCTCATGTAAGCGGTGCAGCAGCTCTCTTGAAAGTGATTGCTGAAAAGGAATTTGAGCGCAATTTAACTGAAGCGGAATTATATGCACAGCTGGTGAAAAGTACGGAAGATCTGGGAATAAGCAAAAAAGCACAGGGAAATGGATTGCTTAACTTAACGATAACGGAACAAAGAGCTGAAAAATCAATTAAGATTACGATAGAATCAGAAAACCTTAAGTTACCGAGTAAATCGGTTGTCATGGAATATTAGAAAAGAAAAAGGTGCCTCAATAAATTGGGGCACCCTTCCATAATGATTATTTTTTAGTTTTCCTTAGAGCTGCTAAAAGCGCTACAATGGAAAGGATTAGTGATATGACAGCCAGGGTGATGATCAGCGTTTGGTTGCTATCACCTTCTGTTGTTGCTGACTCCTTTGAATTGTCAGTTGTCGTGGAATCATTAGTGTCAGCTTCATCTTTGTGACCATGGTCCGCAGGTTCTGCATCAGCCTTGGGCGCAACCGTAATTTCCGTTACAGAATGCGGTAGGTCTGAGCCTTCTTCACCGCTCCATTCAACAATTTCACCATCTTCGTAATATTGAAATGCATCCCAGGCAACATTCGTTTCTTCTTTAGGATTTTGTGCTACGAAAGAGAATTGCTGGAATTGTCCAGCTGCTATTCCTTCGTCAGTTGCTGCCCAAGTTACCGTTTTTACATGCCCATCTTTGTCACCTTCTGTCGTTACTTTCCATCCCGGTACAGGCTGATAGCTTTCAAAAGTAACTCCTTCAGGTACTTTTAAAGTCACCTTTGTAGTGGCAGTTTCTTTTTCGACGGGTACTTTAATTGTATAAGTTTCCCAAGCCTCAGGTGCTGATGAACTAGGCTTGACTGTAACGTGAGCATACGCTGAACCGGAAAAAATGAATAGTGCAGCAAATGTAAAAATAAGAAGCTTTGAAATGTTTTTCATTGGTATTAATCCCTCCTGTTATGAATTTCCTATGAAAATTATAAAATCAGCATTGATTGAATCCAGGCTTTCAGTTAATCCGTGAACATGGATACTCCACTTTCCTGGCATGGTTAATAAAGACTTTGATGTAAATGTACCTGTGTTTTTCTCCTTCATCTGCAGCTTTATTTCACCATTTTGCGTATCCAATGGCTGCATTGTGATTGTAAGCTGCTCTATATCAGCAATTGGCTTGCCTTCATTGGAAAGGTTTACTTGAATCAGGTTATCCCCGACTTCATTGGGGGTCACCATTAATGTAACCTCATTATTTTCTTCAGTCAGTAACTTCTTTTCGATGGGCCCGGGAGATGACATGGCAGTTTGGACATTTGTCAGCAGAGCTGCAACGACAAGTATGACGATCCCTAAACCAAACTCGATTCCCACACTATAACCAAGTTTTTTCGTTTGCTTTCTCCCTCGGAGAAAATGAAGGCCTCCTAAAACGATCATGACTAACATGAGACCGATTTTCGCTAGTAACAATTGACCATATGTTGTGTTAAACAATGAATGGATAGTCGGTATATGCTGTAAACTGCTATATATCCCGCTGACAATCAGTATGATTACAAACAGAAATGACCATTTGGAAAACCTTGAAATGA
This window contains:
- a CDS encoding S8 family peptidase gives rise to the protein MTREKRLIPYKVLEVMETVKEKIPEGVELVKAPAIWEKSSYGEGVVVAVIDTGIDKGHPDLKERIIGGKDFTNTGDYQDDNGHGTHVSGTVVAAINNAGVVGVAPKASILALKALNGQGQGDIDWINGALEYAINWRGPNEEKVSVISLSLGGPPDETEHKLIQKALQNDILVVCAAGNSGDGRHETDELDYPGAYPEVVEVGAVDLSRNLADFSNTNDEIDLVAPGVDILSTYPGNKYARLSGTSMATPHVSGAAALLKVIAEKEFERNLTEAELYAQLVKSTEDLGISKKAQGNGLLNLTITEQRAEKSIKITIESENLKLPSKSVVMEY
- a CDS encoding YcnI family copper-binding membrane protein encodes the protein MKNISKLLIFTFAALFIFSGSAYAHVTVKPSSSAPEAWETYTIKVPVEKETATTKVTLKVPEGVTFESYQPVPGWKVTTEGDKDGHVKTVTWAATDEGIAAGQFQQFSFVAQNPKEETNVAWDAFQYYEDGEIVEWSGEEGSDLPHSVTEITVAPKADAEPADHGHKDEADTNDSTTTDNSKESATTEGDSNQTLIITLAVISLILSIVALLAALRKTKK